A genomic region of Sporomusaceae bacterium contains the following coding sequences:
- a CDS encoding M20 family metallopeptidase produces the protein MWKKVLIVVMALVLMSAGVCLAAGKQDVYANVDAMQQKLLQINDFIHDNPETGNKEFKAVELLTKTLEENGFKVETGVAGLKTAFVATYVNKTGGPTIGFLAEYDALDKLGHGCGHNIIASAGVGAGIALAKSLGDIPATIVVYGTPAEETTSGKLPMVAAGLFDRLDVALMTHPGDRTTVGAKSLALNLIDFIFEGKASHAAASPEKGISALDGVMMLFNGMEYLREHVRSDVRIHGIVTDGGAAANIVPERAAARFYVRSADRTYLDTVVERVYNIANGAAMITGTKVTIKEIKAYDNKVILDSLSELLLENAKALDAKQILPPPESTGSTDFGSVTFRVPGAELGIAFVPVGTPGHSQAYVQAGTTAAGHAAVIVAAKTLAAAGYDLITNPELLKKVKAEFAATKAPKN, from the coding sequence ATGTGGAAAAAAGTGCTGATTGTCGTCATGGCGCTCGTTCTTATGTCGGCCGGCGTATGCCTCGCTGCCGGCAAGCAGGACGTCTACGCCAACGTCGACGCCATGCAGCAAAAACTCCTCCAGATCAACGACTTCATCCACGACAACCCCGAAACCGGCAACAAAGAATTCAAAGCCGTCGAACTGCTAACCAAGACGCTCGAGGAAAACGGTTTCAAGGTTGAAACCGGCGTCGCCGGCCTCAAAACCGCCTTCGTCGCCACCTATGTCAACAAAACCGGCGGCCCCACCATCGGCTTCCTCGCCGAATACGACGCCCTCGACAAACTCGGCCACGGCTGCGGCCACAACATCATAGCCTCCGCCGGCGTCGGCGCAGGCATCGCCCTCGCCAAAAGCCTCGGCGACATCCCCGCCACCATCGTCGTCTACGGCACCCCCGCCGAAGAAACCACCAGCGGCAAACTGCCCATGGTCGCCGCCGGCCTCTTCGACAGGCTCGACGTCGCCCTCATGACCCATCCCGGCGACCGCACCACCGTAGGCGCCAAATCGCTCGCCCTCAACCTCATCGACTTCATCTTCGAAGGCAAAGCCTCCCACGCCGCCGCCTCGCCCGAAAAAGGCATCAGCGCCCTCGACGGCGTCATGATGCTCTTCAACGGCATGGAATACCTCCGTGAGCACGTCCGCTCCGACGTCCGCATCCACGGCATCGTCACCGACGGCGGCGCCGCCGCCAACATCGTCCCCGAGCGGGCCGCCGCCCGCTTCTATGTCCGCAGCGCCGACCGCACCTACCTCGACACCGTCGTCGAGCGCGTCTACAACATCGCCAACGGCGCCGCCATGATCACCGGCACCAAAGTCACCATCAAAGAAATCAAAGCCTACGACAACAAAGTCATCCTCGACAGCCTCAGCGAACTCCTGCTCGAAAACGCCAAAGCCCTGGACGCCAAGCAGATCCTCCCGCCGCCCGAGAGCACCGGCTCCACCGACTTCGGCTCCGTCACCTTCCGCGTCCCCGGCGCCGAACTCGGCATCGCCTTCGTCCCTGTCGGCACCCCCGGCCACTCCCAGGCCTACGTCCAGGCCGGCACCACCGCCGCAGGCCACGCAGCCGTAATCGTCGCCGCCAAAACCCTCGCCGCCGCCGGCTACGACCTCATAACCAACCCCGAACTCCTCAAAAAAGTCAAAGCCGAATTCGCCGCAACAAAAGCCCCTAAAAACTAA
- a CDS encoding serine hydrolase — protein sequence MNTKLTVAVFTTLMLVAVAVLPGTASAGDLLTSKWLADQIKKECKDQTTYHSIYVKDLDSGLYTYLNPMRHKAASLIKVFIMAEAFNQKKQGKLDFSEVVTITKSDQYAWGSLDKVPAGTKVTVGELVEQMIVVSDNTATNLLIPKLGMDNVNALIKKLGCTETVLARRMLDSAAAKAGRENYTSPKDMAIILEKLYNKECVDPESDQKMLDILARQQWNERIPANLPHDLKIAHKTGELGGALHDCGIVFGRQRDYILCMMTKNVPEEHLGYDDNNILIFNDMALISKLIWNLLDDPIYVKD from the coding sequence ATGAACACCAAACTGACGGTAGCGGTATTCACCACCCTCATGCTCGTGGCCGTGGCTGTTCTGCCCGGCACGGCGAGCGCCGGCGACCTCCTTACCTCAAAGTGGCTTGCCGACCAGATCAAAAAAGAATGCAAAGACCAAACCACCTACCACTCCATCTACGTCAAGGACCTCGACTCCGGCCTGTACACCTACCTCAACCCCATGCGCCACAAAGCCGCCAGCCTTATCAAAGTATTCATCATGGCCGAAGCCTTCAACCAGAAGAAGCAGGGCAAGCTCGACTTCAGCGAAGTCGTCACCATCACCAAAAGCGATCAGTACGCCTGGGGCTCCCTCGATAAGGTCCCCGCAGGCACCAAAGTAACCGTCGGCGAACTCGTCGAGCAAATGATCGTCGTCAGCGACAACACCGCCACCAACCTCCTCATCCCCAAACTCGGCATGGACAACGTCAACGCCCTCATCAAAAAACTCGGCTGCACCGAAACCGTCCTCGCCAGAAGAATGCTCGACTCCGCCGCCGCTAAAGCCGGCCGCGAAAACTACACCTCCCCCAAAGACATGGCCATCATCCTCGAAAAACTCTACAACAAAGAATGCGTCGACCCGGAAAGCGACCAGAAAATGCTCGACATCCTCGCCCGCCAGCAGTGGAACGAGCGCATCCCCGCCAATCTCCCCCACGACCTCAAAATCGCCCACAAAACCGGCGAACTTGGCGGCGCCCTCCACGACTGCGGCATCGTCTTCGGCCGCCAACGCGACTACATTCTCTGCATGATGACCAAAAACGTCCCCGAGGAACACCTTGGCTACGACGACAACAACATCCTCATCTTCAACGACATGGCCCTCATCTCCAAACTCATCTGGAACCTCCTCGACGATCCCATCTATGTCAAAGACTGA
- a CDS encoding DMT family transporter: MLDKRTDYAIFLLLALVATLWGINVIMIKYLTKFFPPLALAPIRLALAVGVLFPMVLYKHGYHRLSREAWLMAGGSAAFTIFLHQITMSWGLAETSGTHGALILGLSPLFVALLASRLMHEPFTWQKGLGIMLGFGGVLLVVAGDTRGAASLAGDAVMVASMLAFVAGTFFIKRGTALVSPLLVTAYSMLMGSALLIALGLFTNEAWYYEGAFAPAPLAVLAFSSFVNTALGAVWWNMGIQRVGASTTTLFQNGIPVAGVFMAALWLGEELHWNHLAALALVLAGVCLGTGVLGLGRAKEKG; this comes from the coding sequence GATAATGATCAAGTATCTGACGAAGTTTTTTCCGCCGCTGGCGCTGGCGCCCATCCGCCTGGCGCTGGCGGTGGGCGTGCTTTTCCCGATGGTGTTGTACAAGCACGGGTACCATAGGCTTTCGCGCGAGGCGTGGCTGATGGCGGGCGGTTCGGCGGCCTTTACGATTTTCCTTCACCAGATTACGATGTCGTGGGGGCTTGCCGAGACGAGCGGGACGCACGGGGCGCTGATCCTCGGCTTGAGCCCGCTATTTGTGGCGCTGCTGGCGAGCCGCCTGATGCATGAGCCGTTTACCTGGCAGAAGGGGCTGGGGATCATGCTGGGCTTCGGCGGGGTGCTGCTGGTGGTGGCGGGCGATACGCGCGGCGCGGCGAGCCTGGCCGGCGATGCGGTGATGGTCGCGTCGATGCTGGCGTTCGTGGCCGGGACGTTTTTTATCAAGCGCGGCACGGCGCTGGTGTCGCCGCTGCTGGTGACGGCTTATAGCATGCTTATGGGGTCGGCCTTGCTGATTGCGCTCGGTTTATTTACGAACGAGGCGTGGTATTACGAGGGGGCGTTTGCGCCAGCGCCGCTGGCGGTGTTGGCGTTCTCAAGCTTCGTGAATACCGCTCTGGGAGCGGTGTGGTGGAATATGGGCATCCAGCGGGTGGGGGCGTCGACGACGACGCTTTTCCAGAACGGCATCCCGGTGGCGGGGGTGTTCATGGCGGCGCTGTGGCTCGGCGAGGAACTGCACTGGAACCATCTGGCGGCGCTGGCGCTGGTGCTGGCCGGGGTCTGCCTGGGGACCGGGGTGCTGGGGCTCGGCCGGGCGAAAGAGAAGGGATAG